TCCAGATCGAATTGCCGCTACGCGCCCCGGATGGGGCTTTTGTGCGTATGGGGAATGGCCGGGAAACGGTGGAGATGCCACCGGTCGATGTCGCCTTGCCGGAGTTGCCTACCCCAGCCAATAGCCACAGCCAGCTGCACAAGCCACGGGTACTGGTCGCGGAAGACAACCCCGACCTGCGCCTGTTCCTGCATGATGTGTTGGCGGATGAATACAACGTGACCCTGTGTGAGGATGGTGCATCCGCATTTCAGGCAGCACTGGCCGCGCCGCCGGACTTGATCATTACCGACCTGATGATGCCACAGTGGGATGGTGAACGCTTTGTGCGTGCCTTGCGCGAGGAGCCACGCTTCCCGAACGTGCCGGTGCTGGTGTTGTCGGCGCGTGCCGACGATGCCCTGCGCGAACACTTGCTGGAAGAACTGGCGAAAGACTACCTGACTAAACCGTTTTCAGCGCAGGAATTGCGGGCGCGGGCGCGCAATCTGGTGACGGTAAAGCAAACGGTTGACATCCTGCAAAAGGAACTCAATTCGCAGGCATCCAATATCCTCGACCTTACCGCCGGGTTGGTGGAAAGCCGCCAGCATTTGCAACGCAGCCTTGCCGCTCTGCAAGTCTCTGACCGGCGCTGGATCGGCCTGTATGAGAACACGACGGTAGGCATCGCCCTGGCTGACCGGGACGGCAGGATTGTGCTGGCAAACCCGGCACTGCAACGGATGCTGGGTTATGGGCGTGAGGAAATCGTCGGTGTTTCCCTGATTGAGATTACCGAAGCTTCCCAGCGGGAGATGACCAAGCGCAATGTGCATGGGCTGTTTGAGGGCAGGTTGCCAAATTACAAGGTGCAAAAGCGTTATGTGAAAAAGGACGGCAGTTACCTGTGGGCGAATGTATGCGCTTCGGGGATTCCGGCCTTTGCCCAGGATGGCCCGATGCTGGCGGTGATTCTGGAAGACGTTACTCAGCGTATGGCGGCGGAACGTTCGCTGGCTACCACCCGTAACGAACTGGCGCGGGTGGCGCGTTTCACCGCGATGGGTGAACTGGTGGCTTCTATCTCGCATGAAATCAACCAGCCGTTATCGGCAGTGATTACCAACAGCGATGCGGCCTTGCGCTGGCTGTCGCACGCTTCGCCCAACACCGAGGAAGTTGCCGCCGCCCTTAAACGGGTCAACCGCGATGCGAATCTGGCGGGAGCAGTCATTTCCCGCATCCGTACCTTTTTACGGGCGGGGGAAATCAGGCGTGAAGCGGTAGATGTCGGGCGAATGCTGGATGAACTGTTGCAAATGCTTCAGGTCATGTTGGCGGAAGTGGGCGTGAATGTCCGCGTCGATCTGCCTGTCGACCCGCCCTGTGCCATGGCCGATCAGGTGCAGTTGCAACAGGTGCTGATGAACCTGATTGTCAATGCAGTGGATGCCATGCGTGACCTGCATGAACAGGAACGCACCCTGATCATCACGGTAGCTACCGAAGCCACGGGCGGGTTGATCTTTACGGTGCAGGACAACGGCTCCGGCATCGCCGCCGGTACAGAAAACCGCCTGTTTGAAACCTTCTTTTCCACCAAACAGGATGGCCTGGGTATGGGGCTGGCGATCAGTCGCAGTATCGTGGAAAACCACGGAGGGCGTTTGTGGCTGGACACCCGCCAGCAGCCGGGGGCGTGTTTCCTGTTTACCCTGCCGGATAGTTCGTGAGGGAGGATACATAACATGACAAGTCAGGAACGGGTGTATGTGGTGGATGATGACCTCTCGGTCAGGGAGGCGCTCAGCAGCCTGATCCGTTCCACCGGCTTACAGGTGGAAACCTACCCTTCGGCAGCAGAATTTCTGGCATCGCCCCGTCAGGCCGGAGTCGCCTGTCTGGTACTGGATGTGCGGATGCCGGGCTTGAGCGGGCTGGAGTTACAGACCCAGCTGAAGCAACTCGACGTTTCTATTCCCATCATTTTCATCACCGGACATGGTGACATCCCGATGGCGGTGTGGGCGATGAAAAAGGGGGCGGTTGAATTCCTCTCCAAGCCTTTCAGCGATGACGACCTGCTCTCTGCTATCCGGGTTGCGCTGGATCAGGCGCATGCGTCCCATCAGGAGGAAAACGAGATCGGTGAAATCCGCCGCCGTTATGCCTTGCTGACCGGGCGGGAGAGGGAGGTTATTACCTACATGGTCAAAGGTGCACTGAACAAACAGGCAGCGGCGGAATTGGGAGTGTCCGAAATGACGGTGAAAGTGCACCGCCATAACATCATGCACAAGATGGGCGTGGCGACTTTGCCCGATCTGGTGCGGATGATGGAACGCCTGAATGCGGCCAGTAGTACCCGGCAGCAAGATAAATCTTGACAGGATATTGCCAGTATAGTCACCTCTGTTACTCTGCCAGTAACATCAACAGGGGTCTGAACAACGCTTATGGACATGCCAAAAAATCATTTCAAACAAGCCATGAAAGCCAACCAGCTACAAATTGGGTTATGGCTGGGGCTGGGCGAAACGTTTTCATCCGAAATCTGTGCGGGCGCGGGGTTCGACTGGCTGCTGATTGATGCCGAACACGGCCCCAATGACTTGCGCAGCATCCTCGCCCAATTGCAGGCGATAGCCCCGTATGCATCGCAGCCAGTTGTGCGCCCGCCGCTTGGTGATCATGTGCTGATCAAGCAGTTGTTGGAAACCGGCATCCAGACCCTGTTGATTCCGATGGTGGAAACGGCTGAACAGGCGCGGATGCTGGTGCAGGCGATGCGTTACCCGCCGTATGGGATTCGCGGTGTCGGCAGCGCACTGGCAAGGGCTTCCCGCTGGGGGCGGGTTGGCAACTACATGCAGGAGGCCGATGAGCAAATGTGCCTGCTGGTACAAGTGGAAACCCGCACCGGCATGGAAAATCTGGATGAAATTCTGGAAATCGAGTGCATCGACGGCATCTTTTTCGGCGCGGCTGATCTGGCCGCTTCGTATGGTTTCAAGGGCGAATCCAACCACCCCGAAATCGTCGAGCGCATTCTCGACGGTTTGGCAAAGGTGAAAAGCAAAGGGCTGGGTGGCGGGGTCTTGTGCAATGACAAGGCACTCAACCAGCGGTATATGGATGCCGGGGCTAATTTTGTCGCGGTGGGCGTGGATGCGCTGCTACTGGCCAAGGCGACCAGTGATTTGCTGGGGCAGTATAAAAGCGGGGTTCAGGTGGGGGCGGGGAGCTATTGAAGCGTTTCCTCCCACTCAAACCGTACCAGATTCCGCGCCTGCCCGTTAAACTCCATGCCAATCAGGAAAATCCGCTGCTGCCCGTCACGATAGGGCGCGGCGTAATCTTTGTCCTTGATTTGCTTCAGGGCGCTGCCATCCCCTTCGGCTTCGTCGACCATCTTGAACTCAAAGATGTAAACCTGCTTCTGCCCATCCGGCAGGGTAAAGCGTAGGGTAATATCCACCCGTCCCTTGTTGGTGCTTTCTTCCGCCCGCGTATCCAAACTCAGTGAGCAGAGGAAGGCATACACCACCGAGGCGTAATAGCCTTCATAAGCCGCAATCGGATTGTTGGTGTGGTTTTGGTGGGCGATGCCGTCAAACAGGGTGCGGAAACGTCGTTCCAGTGCGGTGAAGTCGTTGGTGAGGAACGCCTGATAGACCGAGCCGCGTTCGTGGCGGCTGTCGGTGAGGTAGTTTTCCAGCAGATACCCCATCAAGCTGTAACGAACTTCAAGGTTGGGGTAGGACAGGATGTATTCCGGCGTGCTGCCCGGAAATGCTGCCAGTTTCTGTTTAATGGTCAAATAACCGGTCTGGAACAGCAGGGTTTCCAGATGGATAGTGTCCACATCGAAATTACCCAGCATCTTGTATTCCATTCGCACCGCTTCCAGATCGGGCAGATGGAACGGGCGCTTGCGCAGGACTTCCACCAGAAAGCGTGGCGTGCCGGTTTCAAACCAATAGGGTAAATACTCCTTGCCTTTGCTGATGAACAGCAGGATGTCGAACGGGTTGTAAACGCTTTCCCCCAACCAGTTGTAACCGTTGTACCAACGTTGCACCAGTTCCCTGTCCGCTCCTTGCAGGTGTTCGGCAAACTCGCGATCCAGCTCGTTTTGGGTATAGCCGCACAACGCGCTGTAACGTGCATCGAGGGTAATGTCTTCCAGATTGTTCAGGCCGCTGAACAACGATACCTTGGAAAACTTGCTGACGCCGGTAAGCAGGGTAAAGCGGATATTGGCGTCGTTATCCTTGATGACGGAATACAGGTTGCGCAAGCCGTCACGCATTTCGGCGGCAATGGCAGGTTTGCTGATGTTGTCGAGAATCGGCTTGTCGTATTCATCCACTAGTACCACGGCGGACTGCCCGTATTTGATTTTGGCGGCGCGGATGATGTCGCTGAAACAACTGCTGACATCCTCCTGATCCGGGCATTCGAGGCCAAGTTGCTCCTGATTGACCCGCAGGATGTGACGGAAGCGCCGCTCCAGTTCCGCGCGGCTCTGTAAATGGCCTGCGCCGAAGCTGATGCGGATGACGGGATATTGCACTGACCAGTCCCAGTTCGGGTGGATATGCAAACCTCGGAACAGCGCTTCATTGCTAGCAAACAATTGGTGCAGGGTATCCACCAGCAACGACTTGCCGAAACGGCGCGGGCGTGACAGGAAGTAGTATTTGCCTGCATCGGTCAGCATTTGCACGTAGGCAGTCTTGTCTACATACACGTAGCCATCATTGATGATGTCTGCCAGGGTGCTGATGCCGATGGGTAACTTTTTCATGTCATTCAGTTTAGCATAAGGTGAATTTCAATAAATGGGCGCAAGCAGCAGGCTGACCGGCACGGCAAAAAACTGCCGTTCAGCCACCCGGAACGGCAGCAACCGCTCCCCACTGTAAAACACCAGACCGGATTCCAGCCGGTCACCCACAAATTCCGCCAATTGCACCAGCCCTTTGAAATCAGCTTCGCCAACGGTTGCTGACGCCTTGACTTCGATCCCGATCAACTTGCCGCCGCTACGTTCCAGCACAATATCCACTTCGTTCCTGCTGGTGTCGCGGAAGTGGTAAAGCCCGACTTCTTCATCTGCCCAGCCCATGTGCTTGAAACATTCCATGACGATAAAGCTTTCCAGCAGGTTGCCAAACTGGGCGGAGATCGACAGTTGCCGTGCGTTAGTGATGCCGAGCAAATGGCAGGCCAGCCCGGTATCGACCATGTGCAGTTTGGGCATACCCACGGTTTGGCGTTTGGCGCTGTTTTTCACGAAAGGGTAGACACGTTTGACGATAAACATCCATTCCAGCGCCTCGACGTAGGATTTGACGACCCGGTCGTTTTGCGCCAGATCGTTGGCGATGCTGGCGTATTTCAGCAGATTGCCACTCAAACCCGCCAAATATGGAATCAGGGCTTGCAGCTTGGCGTGATATTCCCCGCGCGCTGCGTACAGCGTTGCAAAATCCTTGAATAAACGCCCCTGCATGTAGGACTTGAACCAGATGGATTTGCCGCGCGTGCTTTTGCTTTGTACCTCCGGGTAGCCGCCATCCAGCAGGATTTGCGCCAGTTGTTCGCGCCCCAGTGGGGGGAATGCCTGTGGTTGGGCAAAGTCGGCTGCCAGCAGGTAGTTGATCAGATTGAAACGGCTGTCACGGATTTCGGTGATGGAAAGCGGCCACAATTCCACCCGCGCCATGTGCCCCGGCAAGGCTTCCTGCGTGCGGGCAGAACTGAAAATATCCGCCGAACCGGTCAGCAGGAACTTGCCTTTCTGTTCCGGCGGCAGGTTGTCGGAGGCGCGTTTGATGGCCGGGGTCAGTTCCGGCGCATACTGGAACTCATCCAGCACCACATTCTGCCCGGCAAAGGACTGGATGAAGCCGTGCGGGTCATTCCGCGCCGCTGCCAATACGCCCTCATCATCCAGCGACAGGTATTGCATTCCTCGCCCGGCGGCAATAGCTTTGGCAAGCGTAGTCTTCCCTGCTTGGCGGGGGCCGGTCAGGTAAAGAATCCTGAATTCTTCCAGTAATTCCAACAGGAACGAGGTGCTGTTACGTGGATACATGCGGGTTTCTCGCTATCTTAATGGGAGAAATACTAGACCTTAATGCGAGTTTTGGAAATTCTTGATGCGAGATATGGCTTTGTTTTCCGACTAATCCCAGCATCACCCGTTTGTCAATCTACCTTCCAATATCAACCAATTGCAAGGTTAAATAATCTATTAGTTCCATCATCTCAGTAGCAACACCGCTGCCGATTACTTGTTGTGCTTCTGCGGCGAAATCAATATCTCCAGTTCGGAGATACTCGATCAAGTCGGACACATCTGTTTGCAAATTTGAGGCAAAAGCTTCGAGTTGTCGGGTCAGCTCCTCGTTTTTCATGGAGAAGGTAGACTCCAAACTCCGGCGAGCGATGACCTCCTGTTCTGGGCGGTTCTCAGCGCCTAAGCCTTTACGATCCATTGAACCAAGTTCATTAGCCAAGCTCAGCACCTCTCCAAACAGGCGGGCAATAGCAGACTGAGCATACGGTAATCCGATTTCTTCAGCCCAAGTGACCGCACCTTTGATGTCAGGAAAGAGAGTTTGATAGCCAGATTTTGCGAGTGCCGGAAATGCGATACCATCGATGAAAGGCATGATCGTAAGGTTTACTGATGAATCTACCAACGATCGTATCAGCTCTGTTTGCTCTATGAGAGTGATCATCGCCACCTCAATGTCAGTCACTGGCAGTAGTGCAAGAACATCTGCTGGTGGCCACGGCAGGATACTTTTGGTGTTCATGCGAAGATGAAAATCCATCTCAACCCCGGCTGCCTTCGCCAACCGTTCAATTCCCGCCTTGCGCTGAGCTAATCGTTTCTCTCCCGCAGCTTTGGCGGATAGGGTTACAGCTCTTAATGCGTTATTCCGCTGCGCCTGCTTTCCACGACTGGCCCACGTTTTCACCGGTGGTTCTTGTCTTTCATTAGATTCACCAGCCAGTAAACGCAGGGTTTCCAATAGTGCCTTGAGCCGCATGAGTGTTGGCGGGGAGCCAGAACCAATAAGTTGCCAAGGTTCCTCGGCAATTGCCGTGTCAATATCGACGATAAGACTACTCAACCAAGCTATATATGCACCCGCTTGCTCGGGCAGCTTTGCGAACCTCTTGATCAAATTAACGCTCGCGCTATGTAGCAGGTTCTGAAATTTGGTAATAGATGTATTTACATCACCGCTCCCGACACCTGAAGCTTTTAAGGGGGAAACGGCTGGCGGAGTAAGCGCTTCGGTTTCAGCATTGAGCGAATTCAACTTCTCAAAGAGACCACCAAGCGCATCTTTTCCCCGAAGATGTGCGTCGAAAATCTTTTCTAGTGTAGGTACAAGAGCTTCGAGAATCGCCACGCCTCTCGCAAGATAGTCGCTATAACTCGGAGCAGCAACACGACGGGAAATTAAATCGAGCCACTGCCTGTTCCATTGAGGAATGGACGGTGGCGGAAGGTTTTCTCGTGGTATCCGTTTTGTCGCAAGCGGATACTCGGCAAGCCCCGCCACTTCGCCATTCGCAATAATTGCATTTGACATCGCGATGTCAGCCGATGGGCACAAGGCTAAAAGCAATTCACATAAACTCACAACTGCGTCATGCGGATTTTCTTGTACGGAGCCTGCTACATACCAAAGATCACAACGGACGATCACGCCATCATCGGCACTTTCAATAGATACAGGACTGACCCAAGCTGTCTCCACCTGAACCATTGCAAAGAGCTTTTCTTGCCCGACCTTGGTTGCCCACTGAATCGCGGTTTCACGATCCAGTGCAGATAGAGCGCTCATTACCGCTCCCACAAAATGCAGGTCGGCATTCAGCAATTTTGTTGGAACCTGCCTGAGAGCACTTCTTATCAGTTCTGTCAAAGGTGTCCCGACCAAGGCTGCAAGAATCTCATTCAGGCTCGCCAGATTCGCCTTCTTAATCAGATTCGCCAATGTGGAGGAAGACATACCATCAATCAGCAGTCGACGAGGATCATCTTCCGAGGAACCTTTGATCTGTTGGAGCCGACTAGAAGCAGCCAGAGCTTCTGGGATGATGTCGAGACTACGCAGATCGATACCGGCAATCCCAAACATCGCAGCGGCTCCGATTTGTGTTCGAGGTAGAGCACGGACTTCGGGGGAATCCAGCCATTCGTCCACACCAGCAGAAATGCGCCCGATGCCTAAACCCCGAAGTGCGGATGCAAGAGCCAGAGCATCTGGTTCCCGCTCCAACCTGGGAATCAAACAATTGAGCACTGCCGAGACCGATAAACGTCGCGCTGATAAAGTGTTAGTCACCAAGGGTTCGAGATCAGTGGCGGGCACGCTTGCAACCGTCCGTTTGAAACTTGTTTCCAAGGTTGGTAATAGCGTCTGATGGGTCAAATGCAACAATTCTTCAGACCGAAGTTGATGCAAGCCAGTAAGAGCACCTGGAGAGGGAGAGCGAATCAAATGTTCCTGGATGAGTCGCTGTAGCGCTCGCGACAACTCGGCCTCACTGACTGCGAGTGTACTCATCAATTGTGATACATCAATTTCAGCATTTGCTACGCCAGCCCAAGCACCGGAACGCAGAATATCGAGTTCAAGCGAACGAGCCGGATCCGAAATCCTGGCCGCAACCTGATCAGCCAATAGATCACGCATCCTCCGACCGTGTGTCAAAATATGGACGTATTCAAGAAGGAAGCCATCGCTCAGGTTCCACGGCTCACGCCAACCCGCCCAGTCAGTCTTGCCTGCTTCGCGCAGCTCATGCCAAAGCCGCTCCGCGAGTTCGTTGTCAGGCTCCACACGTATTTCGGCTGCACGGGCACGTTCAGCAATCAGTATTAGGGGATTTCCCTGAAAGATTCCCCCGCAATGGCTACACTTGTCTTATCGACAAGCGGAGTCCCTATCCCCATGCCCCCCGAACCCCAAACAGCTAACCCGATCCTGAGTGAATCCCAGATAGCCGACCTGAAACTGGCGGCCTCGAAAATGTCTGGCAGCACCCGCCGTGCGTTCCAGGCGGACATGAGCCGGAAATATTGTGCAGGCAACGCCCGCCAGACTGAAAGGTGTTTTGGCTGGGGTCGGGAGGGGGTGCAGTTGGGTTTGGGAGGAACAGCGCAGCGGCATGGTTTGCGTGGGTGCGCAGGCGGCGTATTGTGGCCAGAAGCGCTGGGAGGAAACCCAGCCGGAAGCGGCAGCCGCCTTGCTGGCGCTGGCGGAAGCACATAGCCAGCAAGACCCGACATTCCGCAGCAGCATCGCCTACACCCGCCTGACGGCGGCGGAAGCCATCCGGCAGTTACAGGCCATGGGTTTCAGCGGTGGACAAGTGCCCGCCCCCAGCACCATGGCGCGGATACTCAACCGGAATGGCTACCGCCTGCGCAAGGTGGAGAAAGCCAAGCCGCAAAAAAAATTCCAGAAACCGACGCCATCTTCGCCAATATCCAGGCCAACGATGGGCAGTTTGCCGATGGGGCGGTCAAACGCCTGAGCATGGACTGCAAGGCGACCGTCAACATCGGTGACTACTCACGGGGCGGGAAAACACGGGGTGACAATAAAGCCGCTGACCATGAGATGGGCTGCAAAGAGAAATACATCCCCTTTTGGCGTACTGGATGAGGACAGTGGGCAGGTTTACCTGACCTTCGGCAGTTCCAGCAAAACCAGTGACTTCATCGTGGATTCCCTGTGCCGGGTATGGGAACAGATGCCTTCTGCTGACAAGGACGCCTGCCAGTGCATCCAGATCAAAGCGGACAATGGCCCGGAAAGCAGCGGGATCAGGACGCAATTCCTCAAGCGCATGGTGGAATTCGCCAACCATACCGGTAAGACAGTCCACCTGCTGTACTACCCGCCTTACCACAGCAAGTACAACCCGATTGAACGCTGCTGGGGGATTCTGGAACAACACTGGAACGGCACCCAGCTCAAGGATGCCGAAACCCTGCTGGAATGGGCAAAAACCATGACCTGGAAAGGCATCAACCCCATGGTCGAATTCAGTCGCAAGGTTTATGAGAAGGGTGTGACCCTCAGCAAAAAAGCTATGGAGGCTGTTGAGGCGAGGCTGGAAAGAAATGCTGCTTTACCAAAATG
The sequence above is drawn from the Thiothrix nivea DSM 5205 genome and encodes:
- a CDS encoding ATP-binding protein, whose product is MYPRNSTSFLLELLEEFRILYLTGPRQAGKTTLAKAIAAGRGMQYLSLDDEGVLAAARNDPHGFIQSFAGQNVVLDEFQYAPELTPAIKRASDNLPPEQKGKFLLTGSADIFSSARTQEALPGHMARVELWPLSITEIRDSRFNLINYLLAADFAQPQAFPPLGREQLAQILLDGGYPEVQSKSTRGKSIWFKSYMQGRLFKDFATLYAARGEYHAKLQALIPYLAGLSGNLLKYASIANDLAQNDRVVKSYVEALEWMFIVKRVYPFVKNSAKRQTVGMPKLHMVDTGLACHLLGITNARQLSISAQFGNLLESFIVMECFKHMGWADEEVGLYHFRDTSRNEVDIVLERSGGKLIGIEVKASATVGEADFKGLVQLAEFVGDRLESGLVFYSGERLLPFRVAERQFFAVPVSLLLAPIY
- a CDS encoding response regulator transcription factor — protein: MTSQERVYVVDDDLSVREALSSLIRSTGLQVETYPSAAEFLASPRQAGVACLVLDVRMPGLSGLELQTQLKQLDVSIPIIFITGHGDIPMAVWAMKKGAVEFLSKPFSDDDLLSAIRVALDQAHASHQEENEIGEIRRRYALLTGREREVITYMVKGALNKQAAAELGVSEMTVKVHRHNIMHKMGVATLPDLVRMMERLNAASSTRQQDKS
- a CDS encoding ISAzo13-like element transposase-related protein: MRWAAKRNTSPFGVLDEDSGQVYLTFGSSSKTSDFIVDSLCRVWEQMPSADKDACQCIQIKADNGPESSGIRTQFLKRMVEFANHTGKTVHLLYYPPYHSKYNPIERCWGILEQHWNGTQLKDAETLLEWAKTMTWKGINPMVEFSRKVYEKGVTLSKKAMEAVEARLERNAALPKWDILIRPVFG
- a CDS encoding ATP-binding protein — translated: MKKLPIGISTLADIINDGYVYVDKTAYVQMLTDAGKYYFLSRPRRFGKSLLVDTLHQLFASNEALFRGLHIHPNWDWSVQYPVIRISFGAGHLQSRAELERRFRHILRVNQEQLGLECPDQEDVSSCFSDIIRAAKIKYGQSAVVLVDEYDKPILDNISKPAIAAEMRDGLRNLYSVIKDNDANIRFTLLTGVSKFSKVSLFSGLNNLEDITLDARYSALCGYTQNELDREFAEHLQGADRELVQRWYNGYNWLGESVYNPFDILLFISKGKEYLPYWFETGTPRFLVEVLRKRPFHLPDLEAVRMEYKMLGNFDVDTIHLETLLFQTGYLTIKQKLAAFPGSTPEYILSYPNLEVRYSLMGYLLENYLTDSRHERGSVYQAFLTNDFTALERRFRTLFDGIAHQNHTNNPIAAYEGYYASVVYAFLCSLSLDTRAEESTNKGRVDITLRFTLPDGQKQVYIFEFKMVDEAEGDGSALKQIKDKDYAAPYRDGQQRIFLIGMEFNGQARNLVRFEWEETLQ
- a CDS encoding aldolase/citrate lyase family protein, giving the protein MPKNHFKQAMKANQLQIGLWLGLGETFSSEICAGAGFDWLLIDAEHGPNDLRSILAQLQAIAPYASQPVVRPPLGDHVLIKQLLETGIQTLLIPMVETAEQARMLVQAMRYPPYGIRGVGSALARASRWGRVGNYMQEADEQMCLLVQVETRTGMENLDEILEIECIDGIFFGAADLAASYGFKGESNHPEIVERILDGLAKVKSKGLGGGVLCNDKALNQRYMDAGANFVAVGVDALLLAKATSDLLGQYKSGVQVGAGSY
- a CDS encoding ATP-binding protein → MPDDDRGTVIPPVSVRGVVIHADDAQDVRRQKMARIILDSMYQFLGLLDVDGTVLEINQAALDGAGLSLQAVVGKPFWEARWWEVSGEVRQRVREMIGEARTGRFVRCDFEVFGDLHGSRTIVIDFSLKPILDDDGRVAFLLPEGRNISEKIASNAELSRKNGELQAALERLKELDSYKTRFFANVSHELRTPLALILGPVDQLIKDSENLGERERFRLAAIQRNARALLQQVNNLLDLARIDAERMPMAYVHADVVALVRDVAAGFEAAAEDRGITLRVLGDTELYADVDRGKFVRVISNLFSNAFKFTPTGGRMVARIEGLARERLLVSVQDNGPGVPDALKQPIFDRFTQGGDSLGAAGSGLGLNIVKEFVELHRGTVVVVDAPGGGAVFQIELPLRAPDGAFVRMGNGRETVEMPPVDVALPELPTPANSHSQLHKPRVLVAEDNPDLRLFLHDVLADEYNVTLCEDGASAFQAALAAPPDLIITDLMMPQWDGERFVRALREEPRFPNVPVLVLSARADDALREHLLEELAKDYLTKPFSAQELRARARNLVTVKQTVDILQKELNSQASNILDLTAGLVESRQHLQRSLAALQVSDRRWIGLYENTTVGIALADRDGRIVLANPALQRMLGYGREEIVGVSLIEITEASQREMTKRNVHGLFEGRLPNYKVQKRYVKKDGSYLWANVCASGIPAFAQDGPMLAVILEDVTQRMAAERSLATTRNELARVARFTAMGELVASISHEINQPLSAVITNSDAALRWLSHASPNTEEVAAALKRVNRDANLAGAVISRIRTFLRAGEIRREAVDVGRMLDELLQMLQVMLAEVGVNVRVDLPVDPPCAMADQVQLQQVLMNLIVNAVDAMRDLHEQERTLIITVATEATGGLIFTVQDNGSGIAAGTENRLFETFFSTKQDGLGMGLAISRSIVENHGGRLWLDTRQQPGACFLFTLPDSS